The Corythoichthys intestinalis isolate RoL2023-P3 chromosome 1, ASM3026506v1, whole genome shotgun sequence genomic interval aggaagaatgggcaagaatgtcagtctctcaatgtgcaaaactgatagaaacaccccaagcgacttgcagctgtaattggagcaaaaggtggcgctacaaagtattaacgcaagggggccgaataatattgcacgccccacttttcagttttttatttgttaaaaaagtttaaattatccaataaattttgttccacttcacgattgtgtcccacttgttgttgattcttgacaaaaaattaaaattttatatctttatgtttgaagcctgaaatgtggcgaaaggttgcaaggttcaagggggccgaatacttttgcaaggcactgtacatatacatatatatatatatatgtattagggctgtcaaacgattaaaatttttaatcgagttaattacagcttaaaaattaattaatcgtaattaatcgcaattcaaaccatctataaaatatgccatatttttctgtaaattattgttggaatgcaaagataagacaagatggatatatgtattcaacatgcggtacataaggactgtatttgtttattataacaataaatcaacaagacggcattaacattataaacattctgttaaagcgatccatggatagaaagacttgtagttcttaaaagataaatgttagtacaagttatagaaattttatattaaaacccctctttatgttttcgttttaataaaatttgtaaaattttcaatcaaaaaataaactagtagcccgccattgttgatgtcattaattacttacaaaatgctcatgggttctgaagcctataaaatcagtcgcacccaagcgccagcagagggcggcaaaactccataaaacacaacaagtgagcgtttcactgtactgtcatttaaatctgtctgagcggggcatctgcgttaattgcgtcaaatattttaacgtgattaatcaaaaaaattaattaacgcccgttaacgcaataattttgacagccctaatatatatatatatatatatatatatatatatatatatatatatatacatatatatatatatacccatggaactgtagtccagtcaatacacatacacacagtaggctatgtgccaactaaacatttttataaattactataacgacaattgtcattgacaaattgttattcccattcaatgttctagattgcacacaaacaataaccgaaaaaaactgacaaactattcaaccagcatgtttccaaacgtagcaattcaaaactacgtttcccataatgcctagcgtggtttagcttactgatagttagctgaggcaaaaatctaactttgctataaaagtttacaatcatcggcggtgtaacgatgcgacaccaaacgggattttacagtcaaagctccgacagaagtcaacagttgccattatatacacgtatttatcgtaaaaaaaacttaacaactggccaggcgttgtggccaaattgtcaacccagtagatggcggtaatgcctcatgataggggaaaactgccaacaaaaacaagaagaagtactccttccctcccttgttgtaggagccatgtcaactgctgccacccagcggccagagggaatctcttcaaattggtcctgtgaaaaatcataaaaaccagacatttttataaatttataaaacccgcccggacgatgAGGATACTAAGTGAAAGTAGGACATgtctgggcaaaagaggacgtttggtcaccctagcatATGCTTTACTATATCAGTCttcagaaaaaaattttcattgcaaagtgagcaggcaaaatgcttctctccagtgtataTGCTTGTGTGTTTTATTAAACTTTCCTTCTGGGTGAATGTTTTACCAcaacatgtgcagacaaaaggcttctctctagtgcaggggtcagcaaccctggttctcgagtgccactatccagcttgttttccatctctccctcctttgacacacctgaatcaaatgatcagctcatcagcaagctctgcaggagcctgataacgatcatgaTTATTCTATCCAGGTGTATTAAAGGAGGgaggcatggaaaacaagctggatagtggcactcgaaGACCAGGGTTGCTGACACCTGCTCTAATGTGTATACGCGTATGCTTTTCTAAATGAGtcttctgagaaaatcttttCTCGCAAAATGTGCAGGCGAAAGGTTTCCCTTCTGTGTGTCTGCTTGAGTGTCTTTTTACCCTCAtgccatgattttttttttaaatgcgggAAAGTTCAATTTCCAAAATATGTAACTGCTACTTTGAAGGGTGATAaccaagtcattttttaaatattttttttccgttaACCACTCAaacttcattggcatcagacctatccatacatatgtagttttatttatttatttttttaatcaccccACTTAGGATCACACAAACCCAAAGAATGGGCTATGAAGACAACTAACTGTGctgtatttatattagggcttgtcaaacaaaatttttaatcgagttaatcacaaaaaataactaatcgtaattaatcgcaattcaaaccatctctaaaatatgccttatttttctgtaaattgttgttggaacggaaagataagacacaagagggACATAAAGATTcaacataggtactgtattttgtttattcattcattcattttccatgccgcttttcctcatgagggttgcggaggtggtggagcctatcccagctaactatgggcagtaggcaggggacactctgcactggttgccagccaatcgcagggcacaaggagacacaaccattcacgcacacactcatacctacggacattgagtgttcaatcagcctaccatgcatgtcttttgggatgtgggaggaaaccagagttcccagaggaaacccacgcaggcacgggtagaacatgcaaactccacacaggaaggccgaagcccgggattgaacccttgatctcagaactgtgaggcagacgtgctaaccactcagccacggtgccgcctattttttttaatcataacaaTACATCcacaagatgccattaacatttataacattctttctgttaaaggggtcCACGTATAGTAACTAATAATAacttataatatataatatataataacttgtagttcttaaaagataaatttgagtacaagttatagtaattttatattaagaacttctcctgctctgcccaaatgcatgatgggaagttgggcaaccatgactgtcagtggtggctgcaaatgatatacagtatgttctgcgtttggTTCAATTAGGCATGTTAAGAAAGAGAATGTTTCCTGcttcgcccaaatgcatgatgggaagttgggcaaccatgactgttagtcgTAGCTGTCAAAGATTAAGCCAATAAaacgcgcggtccaatgaacgcctgtgtccactcgcatttctctgccttttcgctctcagtgtgctaaaacggcgtcattgtaaactgtatgaagcaacgcatgaacgggtcattccgtgcatgcgttaactgcgtcaaatattttaacgtgattaatttttaaaattaccgcccgttaatgcaatacatttgacagctctaatttatatataaaaataaagtaaTTTCAAATATGTCATATGACATAATTGGAGCTTTGAAAAAGGCAATAagtcacaacaacaaaaatatgcaTAGAACACTGAAAATACCCTTTGTGtgttgaatttacataatatgTAATTGCTACTTTTAAGGGTGATAACtcagtcatttttttaatacaaatggaaaaatttattcaaaataacaacaacaataggAACAATAAACCACTAACtactataataataaactaCTAACAATTCCAACATGCCCTCTTTGTATGTTTGTTGCATATAGCAACACCACACTTCACACATGAGTGTGAAGCCTGCAATTTCTCAGTGCACAGCCCACACTGCTTCCGCTTCAGATGGGGCTTTGGTGGGGCCACATGTGTTGCTGGACCTGGCAGTGGAGCCACAGCTGGCTGGTCAGCCAGGCTTTCTACTCGCTGCTCTGACCTCCACCTCTGTCTGCGTGTGATTTCTGGCGTGACCAGGGCCTTGGCCACCTCCAGTAAAAACAGCCGTCGCCGAAACAGCTTTGCGCGGCTCCAATCCGGCTTCACATTACTGAACAACACAAAAGCGTTGTAGGCAGAAATGTCCACCATGTAGTGGAACAGACACATGGGCCACCTCAGTGCCCGCCGACGACAGGAGTAAGCTCCACAGACCTGcaaagaagacaaaaaaaacaaacacaaaaaaaacaaacaaaatcagaTAACATAGACGACAAGTTAGCTTTGGTAGAAAGCTTTGACcataaaaaaaagtacttaTTCTTACCTGGTCCAAGTGGTCAACCGCTCCTTTGCATCTATTGTAGTCCAGAATAATTTGTGGCTTCTTGAGTGCTCCCTCTGGAACATCTGGCGTGCGGTGCCTCGTACTCAGCACCAGAAAATTTTCCGCTCTTTTCGGGACATATGACACGAGGgccatattttttgtgaatgcaAACAAGCTGGaatgaaataacaaaaacatttatttatgtagCACTTTTCATAGAAATTCAAAGGCCAAATGAGAATACAACATAAAAAGAAATCTCACCTTGAGAGTGGCTGCCTGCAGGTTATTCTAAGGAGTGCTGGAGGAAGCTCCCCTTtgttctttctcagggtgccgaccaatgcaatttttttctttttcaattctTCGGCCAGTGGGAAAGAAGTGAAGAAGTTGTCGGTCGTGACAGTGTGCCCTTCGAAAGAATCACACAGGCGCAGCACCACGCCCATGCCCACATTTGAGGTGCGCGTGTCCCCTGGAGGCTTTCCCGTGTATACCTCCAGTTTCAACGCATAGGAAGTCTCCACGTCACAAAGCGCCCACACCTTGATTCCATATTTCACCGACTTGGATGGCATATACTGCTTGAACGAGCAGCGGCCTCTGAATGACACCATCTGCTCGTCCACGCAAATGTCTCTTCCAGGGCTGTAGAGCTTGGGGAGGATGTCATTCCACTTGATCCAGATGTCACTAATGGGCGAGAGCTTGTCACTGTGGTGACGTCGTGGCCGGAGCAGCTTGTCATCGAACCTTAGCGCACGGTTTATCTGGCCAAATCTGCCGTGCGACATTGTTTGGACAAAGATCGGTCTGCCGAGGTCTTTGTCCCACAGGCTGAGCGTTGATTCGTTTCTGGACCGGTACATCCCTGCAAGAATGAGCAGTCCTAAATACGCACGCAGCTCCTGCGCGGTTAGCTTGGTCCAGCCCGTAATAGCCCTGCACCCTTGCAGGTTCGTCATTTTCAAAATGTGATCCATGATATTGTcgggaaaaaataaatcaaatgcCGTGATTGGGCTGCTAATTCTAGAGATCGCGTACTTCGTCGGTCCGGGAGAGGGAAGTGTCGGCGGGACAAAATCCCGGGACATCTCGTGGGTGGgagaccaaattatttttttgtttatggaCCTCCATAATCGTTCGTCGTCGTCCCCTTGAGCgtgctcctcctcctcttcctgctCCTCATTTTGACTTTCGTCGTCATCCACATCCTCCTCCCAATTCCCACCTTCGTCACTGTCCTCGCCAGGCTGGCCTGTCGGAAAAAAAATAGTCATCTGAGTCAGAGTAATCTTACAATTCAGAAAAAGATTCTTCCACATCCTCCAAAATCAGTCAGCTCGCCTCGTCCTCCATCAGTGTACGTTCCATCCTGCTTCGCGAAATCAGTTGGAAAAAAAGTCCCCATGGCAGTCGACCCTATTATATacactggggcaaataagtatttagtcaaccactaattgtgcaagttctcccacttgaaaattttagagaggcctgtaattgtcaacatgggtaaacctcaaccatgagaaagaatgtgggggaaaaaaaaaacagaaaatcacattggttgatttttaaagaatttatttgcaaatcatggtggaaaataagtatttggccaataccaaaagttcatctcaatactttgttatgtaccctttgttggcaataacggaggccaaacgttttctgtaactcttcacaagcttttcacacactgttattggtattttggcccattcctccatgcagatctcctctacaacagtgatgttttggggctgtcgttgggcaacacggactttcaactcgcttcacagattttctatggggttgagatctggagactggctatgccactccaggaccttgaaatgcttcttacgaagccactcctttgttgccctggctgtgtgtttgggatcattgtcaggcTGAAAGtccaagccacgtctcatctttaatgcccttgctgatggaaggagagtttcactcaaaatctctcgatacatggccccattcattctttccgttacacagatcagtcgtcctggtccctttgcagaaaaacagccccaaagcatgacgtttccacccccatgcttcacagttggtatggtgttcttcggatgcgattcagtattctttctcctccaaacacgagaacctgtgtttctaccaaaaagttctattttggtttcatctgaccataacacattctcccagtcctcttctggatcatccaaatgctctctagcgaaccgcagacggtcctggacgtgtactggcttcagcagggggacacgtctggcaatgcaggatttgagtccctggcggcgcattgtgttactgatagtagcctttgttactgtggtcccagctctctgtaggtcattcactaggtccctttgtgtgcttctgggatttttgctcaccattcttatcattttgatgccacggggtgaggtcttgcatcgagccccagatcgagggaaattatcagtggtcttgtatgtcttccattttctaaaaactttttccacagttgatttctttacaccaagcgaagagtgaagagttacagaaaacgtttggcctccgtttttgccaacaaagcgtacataacaaagtattgatatgaacttttggcattgaccaaatacttattatccaccatgatttgcaaataaattctttaaaaatcaaacaatgtgattttgtttatttcccccacattctgtctctcatggttgaggtttagccatgttgacaattacaggcctctctaatcttttcaagtagaacttgcacaattgatggttgactgaatacttatttaccccactgtatatactttaCTGAAAAGTTCACGAGCCAATAAGacttaaaaattattaaaaaaaaaaaaaaaagtgctcccCCCCTTTGGGGGGCGGTGAGCTGCCTTTCCCACGGTGGTACCCTTCGATCCTAGTTATTTGAAGCACGGCGGCTGGTGCCTTGACCAATGAAAGAGCATGATTTCAAATAATAACACCAGCAACTTGCATGTGTGGACATGCACACAACTGCATGATTTCAAATGACGCTAAACTTCAGTAAGAACTTACGGAATTCAATTTTCCTGCAAAGCAATGCAGGTGACGCGCGTGAACGAGCGCATGCGTGCATGCACGAGCGCTCGCATGTATGAATATGTGACCTAAAGAGtgggaaaaacatttttattaatttcggAATCTGGGATGTGAAGAGAAATCCAATTTATGTCAattctgttgtaatgaaattatAGTGGGAAATAAGTGGCCTGTTTCGTTGAGAGAGGCCACAGCAAATTTAATTGACAAATTTGAGAGAGGAAATATACTTTATTTGGTATTACGCCAAATTACATTATTCTGGGAAAATTGTGAAATTTATAATCATGTAAGAATGGTAATGGTATATGAGTTACTGTATTTCCTAACCTATGTAAATATAATATCAATGAATTTACATATGGGTTGATTGCTTTTTCGAACGGCTTATTGTGATTTCAAATTTACATTGGAGAGAACAACTTTCCCAGAATAAGACTAATTTTTACTTTTTCacttttgattttctgtttttatttatgaaGCTCAGATGGTTTTGATAAACTGAGGCTCAAGTACTTTTGTTTGGCTAATAGCAAGTACttatgatttttcatttttgctcGAATACTTTTGTTTGGCCAATAGCTAGTACTTTTGATTTTTCGGTTTCTGAGTTTATTCTTAATTTCTTAGTTTTTGGCTTTTCATTTTCTGAACTTTGAAGCTAAGTTTCAAatgatttctttttcttttgcacTTTTGTAAAACTAATTTTTGAAGCTAATTTTCATTTGATATCttactttttcttttgcaaCTTTGGTAGACctgattttttgtttattttgtggtaattttaATTTGGAATTCATAgaagctatttttatttgatatgCCTTGCATTGCGGCGTTCAAATTTGAGATCAGGCAAGGACTTAGTTAAGTCATCTAAACCGATTTCTCCATAGGTGGGGAAGTGAACCAAAGCTAGCTTGAGCCATGATGACCTTAGCAGGCCTCCCTTAAAAGACTCTCGGTGGACTCCAACTGGACTGAAGCCCGGCTGGCTGTACCATATCCCCGCTACCAGACTGGCAAAGACCCCATAAGGCCAGGCTATTTCTCCGCCTAGCGACATACCAGGGTCCTACATGTGTCAGTAGACTCTCTCTGATGACATCATACAGTAGAGGTTGAGTTCCCATTCGGGCGGAAAAATCTCTGACTTGACTGGGACCAGGTGGTATCCTAATGtcccataaaaaaataatgtaaaaggCTGACAGTGCACCCAAAAGTCTCGGACCCATCCCTGAAGAAGAGCTGCGGTGTTTCACTCCCATAAAACTTTGTTCCCATGTATCATGATGTCCCGGCTTGGAGGAATTCTAAGCCTGGTCCTTTTCATTCAAGGCCATAGGACCCTTGCTTCATCAGACCTACGGCTACACGGGGGAAGGGCATTGAGCCGGTCAGCTCTGGAATTCGTTGCCATTTGACCTTAGAAAAACTGACTCTCTTCGCCTTTTCAATCCAGACTTAAAAGTAGCCTGGTCGGACTTGCTATCTTTTCTTCGTTTTTGAATTTGTCACCAGTTTTTCTTATCTATTTTATTGTTTAAATCGTACATCTGGTTGGATGTTTTCATTTGATTACACGGTGATctagagtgccagaaaggcaacttcaaatggattctGATTAGTTTTGTTAATGTTGGTAATGATTTGCCTCAAAAGGATACGcccattttgtttttgtaaggTATGATATTGATGATGAATTTACAAGGAAattaatacctttaaaatgatattttatttTCTAGGTTACAAAGAGGGAGCTTTTAGTTTTGTTTGGATATTTGGGTTTACCTTGCAAGttgatgtatatttataatgatTGTTTGGATTTTTCATTACAATGCCTTTTGCTTTTACGTAAACTCGTGGTGTTAAAGCTAATAGCGATGAGTTATAAATAGCCATGCTTTGATTTGTAAGCATGGCTAAAAGAGggatatcatcatcatcatcattattgtATACCTAtagggttgttgttgttttttgaacTCTGGgatagtattttaaaaaaaaattttttaaagaaagaaaattgattctattttttatgtttggttaATTGACGGGGATTCAGTTATGTACTGATATATGGATGGTTTTCATTGTGAAGGTTTGGTGGATCTGCGCTATCTGTTCAACTGAAAGCATACAGATAATAAGGCACTACAAATTTAGGAATATGCAGATGAGTTAAATCTTTTGCAAGAATATTGCAgggaaaaggcttctctccagagtGTGTTTTAGTGTGATAGTTGAGTTCTGCCTTCCAAGATAATCTTTTGAGGCAAATGGAGCAGGTAAAAGGCTTTTCTCAAGTGTGTTTTCGCGTGTGTATTATCAACTCAAACCTCTGAATATATCTTTTCCCGCAAAAGGAGTAGGCAAAAGACTTCCCTTCAGTGTGTGTACGAATGTGTATTTTTAAGTTTAAGTTTATCGCACTGTAAGCAAAGAAAAGGTTTCCCACCTGCGCCGTCTTTTGTGTCGCTTTTCAAAGATGGCTCGTTGAAGGATTTCAAAGCATTGTTGTCAAAGTTATCATCCTCTTCATCAGTGTTAAAGTCTGAGTCTGATGTAATGTCGTCGCTGTCCAAAAATGGAGCTAACAGCTCGTCCAGTTGCGACTGTCCCTCTTCTTTTGTTGTCAGATATTGAAACAACCCGTCGCTCGATTGTTTCGCTGCTCCACAAGGACCTTCATCTTCTTCACTGTTCACACTGAAAGTCACTGGAAACTTGGGAATTTCATCATcctgttcttcttctttaatgtAGACGGTCTCTGGCGCCGCCTCCTGATTGATGTACGGCATCTCGGGCTCCTCCTCCTGTTTAACTTGGAGGGGATTGTGCTTCTCCGGGTGAAGATCTTCTACAGTGACCTAAGCGTGACGCtgggtaaaacaaaaaaatcctgtgatttgccaaagtcggccatttgccCTGATTTTCATGTTTCATAGTTTCTACCGACACTAAGAACCTTTCAgctgaaaatacagtaaatacacTTTACTGCGTAAACCCATTTTAAATCAACTCTTGCATTGCCGTGGATgattatacagtgatacctcagctcacgaacgcttaagctcacgaacttttcgcctcaagaacattaaattcgcgagcatatagtctctgctgacgaactagttttcggcggacgaaccaaaccatgcggtcgaacagcgccacgagaagctgacgcacgctcacggcgtcccagttcgtcccctccctttcgttgagtgcggacgtggtttgtgtttgatagacattttggaccatattgagtgtacttttgctattatgggaccgaaaaagagttacctacagtccttatggaaggtgactcgtgttaccaattcgccctcgactggtaattggcgagtcacgttggctcgttgtcgtcggttgtcttcggttcgcccgatttcctctccagaaatgtggcggcgtgcatacaaacacccagaggcgtcggatggctttttgtgggcacttttattaacaaccaaaagcatgtggggggcacagcactggagtctacgctaactgcgcactttgcccgtaacactctccttccaaacagtaactccctccctccctcctcctcccactccattccatcaagccatcaactaccatcacaaaggtaaataaaacgactttattatacagtacagtttatttctttaattataatacaatagcacatttattatacataaaataaggtatatttttgtgtagttttaaggcttatttagcagaaatttatgttttatggggacctgggaacggattattctcattttaatggtttcttatgggaaataaatgttcggaagacgaactttttgccttacacacactttctgggaaccaattatgttcgtgagctgaggtatcactgtagttAGAAttgtcaactcattggctgccactgacggcgccagacgtccaattcattttaaccggaggggtgaatgaacgaACATCTACCGCCATCGATGGCACTGAAAGAAGAGCACTCTCAAAGGCAGGCAATGAGAAAGACGTGTTTAgaccatgccaataaaaaaacgaaaTTAACAGATCTAACTGCTCAAACCAAGCCAtgtcccaaatgactaattttctcccgattagtcacctgattatttttacgattagtcaactaatctaatactttttaaaaaatttatttttactaatttatcagttacatttttgttgatgcttattaattcacataaacattttggaacactaatGGGCCTTTTACATGGTaaacgcatgaaaacgatgtagtattcatgccaggccctcgggggcagtgcagatttatagggagacagcaaatgatgcactttgtctcccaccaagctccctcagcccgggaaaaaaatatgcccgtc includes:
- the LOC130927731 gene encoding piggyBac transposable element-derived protein 4-like yields the protein MPYINQEAAPETVYIKEEEQDDEIPKFPVTFSVNSEEDEGPCGAAKQSSDGLFQYLTTKEEGQSQLDELLAPFLDSDDITSDSDFNTDEEDDNFDNNALKSFNEPSLKSDTKDGAGQPGEDSDEGGNWEEDVDDDESQNEEQEEEEEHAQGDDDERLWRSINKKIIWSPTHEMSRDFVPPTLPSPGPTKYAISRISSPITAFDLFFPDNIMDHILKMTNLQGCRAITGWTKLTAQELRAYLGLLILAGMYRSRNESTLSLWDKDLGRPIFVQTMSHGRFGQINRALRFDDKLLRPRRHHSDKLSPISDIWIKWNDILPKLYSPGRDICVDEQMVSFRGRCSFKQYMPSKSVKYGIKVWALCDVETSYALKLEVYTGKPPGDTRTSNVGMGVVLRLCDSFEGHTVTTDNFFTSFPLAEELKKKKIALVGTLRKNKGELPPALLRITCRQPLSSLFAFTKNMALVSYVPKRAENFLVLSTRHRTPDVPEGALKKPQIILDYNRCKGAVDHLDQVCGAYSCRRRALRWPMCLFHYMVDISAYNAFVLFSNVKPDWSRAKLFRRRLFLLEVAKALVTPEITRRQRWRSEQRVESLADQPAVAPLPGPATHVAPPKPHLKRKQCGLCTEKLQASHSCVKCGVAICNKHTKRACWNC